A DNA window from Kitasatospora atroaurantiaca contains the following coding sequences:
- a CDS encoding glycerate kinase codes for MPATPTQGHVVVAPDKFKGTLEGAEVAARIAAGIRRAAPGTEIRELPVADGGEGTLAAALAAGFTRIPAKVAGPTGLPVDAAIAVKGDTAVVELAQSSGLARLPGGRTAPLAAGSYGVGQLIGRAVSLGAKRIVLGLGGSACTDGGAGMVQALGVGLFDSDGTELPPGGAALRKLARLDPGSIADMLTGVEIVVACDVDNPLLGPRGATAVYGPQKGADFDDLQILEEGLTRWADTVRDATGQDFRDAPGAGAAGGVGFAALALLGATMRPGIELLLELLGFDEAVRGARLVVTGEGCLDAQTLHGKAPAGVAAAATRAGVRVAAVAGRLELSEDEWRAAGFVAAYALTDLAEQPGDSMTKAAELAEVAGERLAAELLVR; via the coding sequence ATGCCCGCCACCCCCACTCAGGGCCATGTCGTCGTAGCCCCCGACAAGTTCAAGGGCACGCTGGAGGGCGCCGAGGTCGCCGCCCGGATCGCCGCCGGCATCCGCCGCGCCGCACCCGGCACCGAGATCCGCGAGCTCCCCGTCGCCGACGGCGGCGAGGGCACCCTGGCCGCCGCCCTGGCCGCAGGCTTCACCCGCATCCCCGCCAAGGTGGCCGGCCCGACCGGCCTCCCGGTGGACGCCGCGATCGCCGTCAAGGGCGACACTGCCGTGGTCGAGCTGGCCCAGTCCTCCGGACTCGCCCGGCTCCCCGGCGGCCGTACCGCCCCGCTCGCCGCAGGCTCGTACGGCGTGGGCCAGCTGATCGGACGCGCCGTCAGCCTGGGCGCCAAGCGCATCGTGCTCGGCCTCGGCGGCAGCGCCTGCACCGACGGCGGTGCGGGCATGGTCCAGGCACTCGGCGTGGGCCTCTTCGACTCCGACGGTACGGAGCTCCCGCCCGGTGGCGCGGCGCTCCGCAAGCTGGCCCGTCTCGACCCGGGGTCCATCGCGGACATGCTCACCGGTGTCGAGATCGTCGTGGCCTGCGACGTCGACAACCCGCTGCTCGGGCCGCGCGGCGCCACCGCCGTGTACGGCCCGCAGAAGGGCGCCGACTTCGACGACCTCCAGATCCTCGAGGAAGGCCTGACCCGCTGGGCGGACACCGTCCGCGACGCGACCGGCCAGGACTTCCGCGACGCCCCCGGCGCCGGGGCCGCAGGCGGGGTGGGCTTCGCCGCCCTCGCTCTGCTCGGCGCCACCATGCGGCCCGGCATCGAGCTTCTGCTCGAGCTGCTGGGCTTCGACGAGGCCGTGCGTGGGGCACGCCTCGTCGTGACCGGCGAGGGTTGCCTGGACGCGCAGACGCTCCATGGCAAGGCACCCGCCGGCGTTGCCGCGGCGGCCACTCGGGCGGGGGTTCGGGTGGCCGCTGTGGCAGGGCGGCTCGAGTTGTCGGAGGACGAGTGGCGGGCGGCGGGCTTCGTGGCCGCGTACGCGCTCACCGATCTGGCCGAGCAGCCCGGGGACAGCATGACCAAGGCGGCGGAGCTGGCAGAGGTCGCGGGGGAGCGACTCGCGGCCGAGCTCCTGGTCCGCTGA